The following is a genomic window from Adhaeribacter radiodurans.
AAAACCGTTGACTGTAACAGGTCCGGGGGTTCGAATCCCTCTCTCTCTGCACAAAAGCCCTAAATCAAGTTGAATTGGGGCTTTTTTTATTTTGGGGGTAACAATAGAGGTAAAATATACTCCTCTTTCTTATAATTCCTCTAAAAGGTCTAAATAATATATTCTCACCTCATACTATTTATCTCCTTTGTTTTAAATACACATAGTTATATATTGTAAAAGCTATTTACATTGAACTATAATTTATTCTCATTTCTCAAACATTCAAGACATTCTAATAGGTGAACTGAATCAGGCTAAAAAAAGCATAAAAGCGGCAATTGCTTGGTTTACTAACGAACACATTTTTAATGCAATTATAAATTGCTTAAACAAGGGTATAGTGGTAGAACTCATTATACGCGATGACTATATTAATAATTCTGAAGCTTCTTTACCCTGGATAAAAATTATTAATGCTAATGGGAGAATTTACTTTTCTTCTAATTCTCATAAACTCCATCATAAGTATTGTATTATAGATGATGTAACAATAATAACCGGTTCTTATAACTGGACTTACCTTGCTGAAAAAGTAAATCAAGAGAATATTGTGATAATTAAGGAGAAAAATTTAACGGATTCTTATTTAAGCAATTTTAAAGATCTAAAGAAGAGTAGCCTTTTAGTTACAGATTTCTCTCAGCTCAATAAACGTCAAATAGAATCATCACCTTTACAGGAAAAGAATTTTATAGAGGAAGAACTCAAATTAGTTGAGGAGAATATAGTCGAAAACACAATAAGCATAGATAATCAAGCAGAAAGGTTACAAAGCCTTTTAAAGGATGCTGAATATTCTTATTTAAATAAACATTATGATGAAGCACTTAGGTATTTAAGCTTAGTACTCAAAATTGACGACCATCAGCCCTTAGCTTACGAACTACTAAGTTGGTTAATGTTTAGACAAAACAATTATGCGGACCAAATTAAATATGCAGAAAAAGGAGTAGAGTTATTTGGAGATGATCCTGAATACAATAACCTTTTAGGAATTGGATATGGAATGCTCAAAAATCAACGACAATCACTGACGAACTTTGATAAGTCAATTAAACTACTTCCAGAAAATACAACCTATTATTCGAATAAAATAACATTCCTAGAAATATTCGGATTACATAGTTTAGCCGATAAGGAAATATTGAATCTAAATAAAGCAGCATCTACAGTTATTAAAAATAAAGAGAATTATACTCCATATAACGTAATGAAAGCTTACATTGATAGAGCTATGGTTAAATCAGGGAGAACTGAAAGGAAGGAAGCTGCTATTAAAGCCAGAGAGTATTTCTATAAAATTTCAGAATCTGAGCGAGATTACAATGACTTAGATGATATAGATTTTTTAATGAAAAGCTAAGCACGCATTTTGCCTAGTCATATTCCAAAGTATTTTTAAGCTAATTTTACTTACTCACTTTATATTAACTCAAATTCTATATATTTAAAGCTAAAGTACTCAATTGTAGCAAAGTTTCCTTCCCGAATTATTAATGAATCAAAATCCAGAACAGAAAGCCCGTGACGAGATTGATAAATTACTGACCGCCAGTGGCTGGATTATACAGGATAAAAAGAAAGTAAATTTAAGTGCCGGCATTGGTATTGCCATCCGGGAATACCAAACGGATGTGGGTCCGGCGGATTACGTGTTGTTCGTGGATAAGAAGCCAGTGGGCATTATTGAAGCTAAACGCGAAGAAGAAGGTGTTAAGCTGACGGTACACGAAGACCAGGTGATGGTTACAAACTCATATTCTAATTCATTGGTCACCCTACAATCCCAAGGAAGGAGAATACTCATATACCATACTCATTAAGATAGATGAAGTTCAAAATTTTATTTAAATAAAACAATGTTTAGTGCCGAATATTTAAATAAAATGATAAATTTTAGGAGAAAAAGGAGTAGTTTTAAGAAGCTGTATATTCCTTGTGCCCCTAAAGGGATTAAAGGTTAGGTTATCCGGATTGCTGGACCGAATTTCTTGGGATAAGAGAGTGGCTACTTATCATAAGTGTACTTATAAGACCAAAATAATTTACTTGATATTTGCAAATAATACTACTTACTGTCTAATGTTTAAAATTCTTGAAAAGAAGCAAACTAACTAGCCAATTTATATTATTTAACAACCTGTTAATTCTTTTGCTTAATCAGATTAAGTATAAATTATTTTTGCAATTCATATAATATTTATAACTATTTTTATATAAATCTATTTATGCTATCATTCTTATTTAACAATAATAATATCATAAATCGGTTTTAAACAGATAATAAGCCATACTAAGGTTATTGGATAGATGATAAGTAAAAGTTGTAATTAGTAGCATGTATTTGTACTTTTGAAGCATAGACACGTAATAAAAATTAGTAGATAATTAAAATCATTAAAATTTAGTTACGAGTTTGACCACTAGTGGACTCAACTTATCCAAAATAGAAGTCGATGGTTCAAAAATTCCGCTCTCTAATTTTTACTTTGTTGTTGTTGTTGCCTTTTATTTTATACGGGGAAGGATCTAAACAATTAACACCAAATAGATCTACCGCAGCTTTAACCAGCACCCTTAATGACAAAGCAGGTTACTTAGCCCACGATGCCAATTTACCCAGTGCAACTGGAGTGGCTATTACGTCACTTAGTTTCCTCAAGCCCGCTGGTTTTAGTCGTAATGGAGCTACTTACTCCAAAGACCATCGTCTGTACATTCGCGTAAAAGCAGGGGAAAGACTGTTCTACGGAGTGCACCGAGCTATTCATGACCAGACTAACGCTAATCAGGCGAATCTCATCATCACCTTACGTCGCACCAACTCCGTGACTGGCATTGATGATGCTGCCTTTTCACAAGCCAACACCCTCACCGCTAATACTAGCTCCACGAGAGATATGTTATTAGTAGCCAATCAGAACGGTGTAATTGATAATGCCACCGAAGCAGAAAATGGGCCTAATAGAAGCATAAATGGAAAAACGGTAACCAATGGCTATACGCCACTAAGTATTTACAATAATACGGCGGTAGATTATGATTATTATGTTGAATTCACGCAAGTAGGCGAAAGCAGTTGGACCGATGATGGACGGCGATTTTCGGTTTACGATTTGTGGGATTTTACGGTGATTGATGCTACCGGTAATGAAAAACCCGGTCGAATGCGGAGCAAGTTATGGTCTTTCTCTGCCGGGGGGACTAACAACGTATTCTCGAAAGATTTTAACATGTACCCGCTCATTCCCAGTGAGGATCAACCTGACAGGTACTTTGTAAAGAAAGTGGAACTAGCCGGTCTTTCCCCGCAGAACTTCTTTCGCTTTGTCACCAACCAATATGGCTCCATTACCGTGGCCGGTACTTCTATCACCGAAAGAAGAAAAAGTCAAACCAGTCAAACGGACTACCCGGAATTATTTAATTTCGTGAACAATCCTGACCCTACTATCTGGCCTAGTGCTACGGCCCCTACCTTTTCCGTTAACCTTTCTTTTGGCTGCAATACCACTACCAATGGAGGAAAAGCTATTTTTACGCTGAATACCAGCGAAAGTAGCACCTTCCTCGTATTGATTAACCTCAACGGAGTGGAAGGGTATCAGCCAGGAACGGCTGACGTGTTAGTGGAATCTACCGGGCCGAAAGGAATGCGTACCATAGAGTGGAATGG
Proteins encoded in this region:
- a CDS encoding phospholipase D-like domain-containing protein, translated to MQDILIGELNQAKKSIKAAIAWFTNEHIFNAIINCLNKGIVVELIIRDDYINNSEASLPWIKIINANGRIYFSSNSHKLHHKYCIIDDVTIITGSYNWTYLAEKVNQENIVIIKEKNLTDSYLSNFKDLKKSSLLVTDFSQLNKRQIESSPLQEKNFIEEELKLVEENIVENTISIDNQAERLQSLLKDAEYSYLNKHYDEALRYLSLVLKIDDHQPLAYELLSWLMFRQNNYADQIKYAEKGVELFGDDPEYNNLLGIGYGMLKNQRQSLTNFDKSIKLLPENTTYYSNKITFLEIFGLHSLADKEILNLNKAASTVIKNKENYTPYNVMKAYIDRAMVKSGRTERKEAAIKAREYFYKISESERDYNDLDDIDFLMKS